From a single Streptomyces sp. NBC_00237 genomic region:
- a CDS encoding NAD(P)/FAD-dependent oxidoreductase, which translates to MRVVVVGGGIGGLALGAGLRRRGLEVAVFDRDTDVAATGGYHITLDERAQSALKDLVEPKIMQRLLASGSALRLRERDAFWDRRGRLLGHGPDLSASASIDIDRITLRMLLAEAVGDGLHLGCSVSGVGHDDHGAPRVLFTDGAPVSADLVVGADGTHSVVARHLAGGPTNSPAGVIGFSGRTLRRDLSPGEHQRLGPRSGLAFGPRGAALYVGFLDPVGNTALDAPELRMSVTTGPTYIWGAMFPESTSTDSLRNLRGGELQAALIGRFRERGWADHTLEVIAQADPRSVAAFRFNAASTRAEDLAPWPAGCITALGDAVHATPPTAGMGAGAAIRDAASLLTYVSAAADGTATLTDAVAHFEAGMRQRGSEVVTLAMKTVRWILATDTTLGAAATVMSTPILAAAARLRH; encoded by the coding sequence ATGCGTGTGGTCGTGGTGGGTGGCGGGATCGGCGGGCTTGCCTTGGGAGCAGGGCTGCGTCGCCGGGGGCTTGAGGTGGCGGTATTTGATCGCGACACCGATGTGGCGGCGACGGGCGGCTACCACATCACCCTGGATGAGCGGGCGCAGTCGGCGCTAAAGGATCTGGTGGAACCAAAGATCATGCAGCGGCTGCTGGCATCGGGGTCGGCACTTCGACTGCGCGAGCGCGACGCATTCTGGGATCGCCGCGGCCGGCTGTTGGGCCACGGGCCGGACCTCAGCGCCAGTGCAAGTATCGACATCGATCGGATCACCCTGCGGATGCTGCTGGCCGAGGCCGTCGGAGATGGCCTGCACTTGGGATGCAGCGTGTCCGGCGTCGGCCACGATGACCACGGCGCGCCCCGAGTGCTGTTCACCGACGGGGCGCCGGTCTCGGCGGATCTGGTGGTGGGCGCGGACGGCACCCACTCGGTAGTCGCCCGTCACCTGGCGGGAGGCCCGACCAACAGCCCGGCGGGCGTCATCGGGTTCTCCGGCCGCACCCTCCGGCGAGACCTCAGCCCCGGCGAGCATCAGCGACTTGGGCCACGATCGGGGCTGGCGTTCGGCCCGCGCGGAGCAGCGCTCTACGTCGGCTTCCTCGACCCGGTCGGCAATACCGCGCTCGACGCTCCAGAGTTGCGGATGTCGGTCACCACCGGACCCACCTACATCTGGGGCGCCATGTTCCCCGAATCCACCAGCACCGATTCCCTGCGCAACCTGCGTGGCGGCGAACTGCAGGCCGCGCTGATCGGCCGATTCCGCGAGCGGGGCTGGGCCGACCACACACTTGAGGTCATCGCCCAAGCCGACCCGCGCAGCGTGGCCGCATTCCGCTTCAACGCCGCCTCCACCCGCGCGGAAGATCTCGCGCCCTGGCCTGCGGGCTGTATCACCGCGCTGGGCGACGCTGTCCACGCCACACCGCCCACCGCCGGAATGGGAGCGGGCGCGGCCATCCGCGACGCAGCCAGCCTGCTCACGTACGTCAGCGCCGCCGCCGACGGCACCGCCACCCTCACCGACGCCGTGGCCCATTTCGAGGCCGGCATGCGCCAGCGCGGCAGCGAAGTCGTCACCCTGGCCATGAAGACCGTCCGGTGGATCCTGGCCACCGACACCACACTCGGCGCCGCAGCCACCGTCATGAGCACCCCGATTCTGGCCGCAGCCGCCCGGCTACGTCACTGA
- a CDS encoding YafY family protein, which yields MANTSHRALRLLSLLGSGRTWSLRELATRLKTSERTVRRDIETLRALDYPIATIHGPDGGYRLGAGRTLPPLLFDHDQALAVAVALQTAPSTMFGLGDDAARALAALHQVMPPALRASMESLRLTRLQNYWEFPAPPIDPAALTAVGIAVRHRHILVTETLRPDGTRPEPSDPDYLPAHRIEPHHLVVWAARWYLVAYDLTDSEWRVRRVDRLHPRPTTQYFAARALPHPDLAHFVMSTHDRGDTPAVWQCTGTARLNLPAHIVARWAPGGSVVEHLDTEYCRLTLGAWSWAGIAGILATFDTELTDLHPPELVHACRRLTHRWATIADTESLGPSHK from the coding sequence ATGGCGAACACCTCACACCGGGCGCTGCGGCTGCTGTCTCTGCTCGGATCAGGACGGACGTGGTCGCTGCGCGAGCTCGCCACCCGGCTCAAGACCAGCGAACGCACTGTCCGCCGCGACATCGAAACTTTGCGCGCGCTCGACTACCCGATCGCTACCATCCACGGCCCCGACGGCGGCTACCGGCTCGGAGCTGGGCGAACCCTGCCGCCGTTGCTGTTCGATCACGACCAGGCCCTCGCGGTCGCGGTGGCCCTGCAGACCGCGCCAAGCACGATGTTCGGTCTCGGGGACGACGCGGCGCGGGCACTGGCGGCTCTGCACCAGGTCATGCCCCCTGCGCTGCGGGCATCCATGGAATCCCTGCGCCTGACTCGGCTACAGAACTACTGGGAGTTCCCTGCGCCCCCCATCGACCCGGCCGCCCTCACCGCCGTCGGAATCGCGGTACGCCACCGCCACATCCTCGTCACCGAGACACTGCGTCCCGACGGCACACGCCCCGAACCCAGTGACCCCGACTACCTGCCCGCCCACCGCATTGAGCCACACCACCTGGTCGTCTGGGCCGCCCGGTGGTATCTGGTCGCCTACGACCTCACCGACAGTGAATGGCGAGTGCGCCGCGTCGATCGACTGCACCCCCGCCCCACCACGCAGTACTTCGCCGCCCGCGCGCTTCCCCACCCCGACCTCGCCCACTTCGTGATGAGCACCCACGACCGCGGCGACACCCCCGCCGTCTGGCAATGCACCGGCACCGCCCGGCTCAACCTGCCCGCTCACATCGTGGCCCGCTGGGCACCAGGCGGCTCCGTCGTGGAACACCTCGACACCGAGTACTGCCGACTCACTCTCGGCGCCTGGTCCTGGGCCGGCATTGCCGGCATCCTCGCCACCTTCGACACCGAACTCACCGACCTCCACCCACCCGAACTCGTCCACGCATGCCGCCGGCTCACACACCGATGGGCCACTATTGCCGACACCGAGAGCCTCGGTCCTTCTCATAAATGA